The Ignavibacteriota bacterium genome contains a region encoding:
- a CDS encoding sigma-54-dependent Fis family transcriptional regulator, translated as MSSSVLVVDDDASIRESLRIFLERFGCTVTEAGSAEEALEQLSDAAPDLVISDLIMPGMSGFDLLESVKVSHPWLPFVIVTVCDEMEYTIEAIRRGAFDFLEKPLDLEKLRSIVEAASPGLHTRGSVQLQHSGEKLRRADENGPHIVGNAPLMRALYKQIGQLSDTRISVLIQGESGTGKELVARVIHESGVTHGLPFVAVNCSVLAEGLLESELFGHVKGAFTSAIRGKRGKFTLAGEGTIFLDEIGDISPSFQAKLLRVLQEHEFEQVGGEETLPMRARVIAATNRDVRRLVRDGVFREDLYYRLNVARIDVPPLRERLVDLPQLVLHFLSKIETELHRGVYKVSYDSIEQLQRHSWPGNVRELENVLTKSVLASKGSVLELVTDFQSGPPSVCEGVTEPDASDHILSLAELEKGHIIQVLNLLRWDKARACAVLGISRPTLNTKLRAYGPDRAKDATGREEE; from the coding sequence ATGAGTTCTTCGGTGCTTGTGGTGGACGACGATGCATCAATCCGAGAATCGCTGCGGATCTTTCTCGAACGTTTCGGCTGCACCGTCACGGAGGCCGGCAGCGCGGAGGAGGCGCTCGAGCAATTGTCTGATGCGGCTCCGGATCTTGTGATCAGCGATTTGATCATGCCGGGAATGTCGGGATTCGACTTGCTCGAGTCCGTAAAAGTGTCTCACCCATGGCTTCCCTTTGTGATAGTCACTGTGTGTGACGAGATGGAATATACGATCGAGGCGATACGCCGTGGGGCCTTCGACTTCCTGGAGAAACCTCTGGACCTCGAAAAACTCCGCTCGATTGTCGAGGCCGCTTCGCCCGGACTGCATACACGCGGCAGCGTGCAATTGCAGCATTCCGGTGAAAAGTTGCGGCGTGCCGATGAAAACGGACCGCACATTGTCGGCAACGCGCCATTGATGCGCGCGCTGTACAAACAGATAGGCCAGCTTTCCGACACGCGGATCTCCGTTTTGATACAGGGAGAGAGCGGTACAGGGAAAGAACTCGTTGCGCGTGTGATACACGAGAGCGGAGTGACACACGGGCTTCCCTTTGTGGCCGTCAATTGTTCCGTCCTTGCGGAAGGGCTTCTGGAAAGTGAGTTGTTCGGACATGTGAAAGGGGCGTTTACCTCGGCCATTCGCGGGAAGCGTGGCAAATTCACGCTTGCGGGCGAGGGCACGATTTTCCTCGACGAGATTGGGGACATCTCTCCATCGTTTCAGGCCAAGCTTCTGCGGGTCCTCCAGGAACACGAATTCGAGCAGGTGGGTGGCGAGGAGACACTGCCGATGCGCGCGCGTGTCATTGCGGCGACAAACCGCGATGTGCGGCGTCTCGTGCGGGATGGTGTTTTCAGGGAGGATCTGTATTACCGGCTCAATGTGGCGCGTATTGATGTTCCCCCCCTGCGCGAGCGGCTTGTGGACCTGCCCCAACTTGTGCTTCATTTCCTTTCGAAAATCGAAACCGAACTGCACAGGGGTGTGTACAAGGTTTCATACGACAGCATCGAACAACTTCAGCGGCATTCCTGGCCGGGCAACGTCCGTGAACTGGAAAATGTGCTCACAAAGTCCGTGTTGGCATCAAAGGGCAGCGTGCTCGAATTGGTGACGGATTTTCAGTCGGGTCCGCCATCTGTGTGTGAAGGAGTGACAGAGCCGGATGCGAGCGATCATATTCTGAGCTTGGCCGAACTCGAAAAAGGTCATATCATACAAGTTCTGAACCTGCTTCGATGGGACAAGGCGAGGGCATGTGCTGTTCTGGGAATCAGCAGGCCGACGCTCAACACAAAGCTGCGCGCCTATGGCCCCGATCGTGCCAAGGACGCAACAGGCAGGGAGGAGGAATAA
- a CDS encoding chemotaxis protein CheW: MQTLITFFVRGEEFAIDAARVAGIRDLSTLAGSPVRYETPLRMVEAAHPELHCLAMHQCLGSVFDKIDPSARLLVVESGGNLQGIIVDSVNELLAVNEREIRYLVYQRTPRRGLVEMRGAFVRGMYLQMIDIEQVIRDASQEHCRHVTYISETQSE; this comes from the coding sequence ATGCAAACACTCATCACGTTTTTCGTGAGGGGTGAGGAGTTTGCCATCGATGCAGCACGGGTCGCGGGGATACGTGACCTGTCAACACTGGCCGGGAGTCCGGTTCGGTACGAGACGCCGCTTCGAATGGTGGAAGCTGCTCATCCGGAACTTCACTGTCTGGCCATGCATCAGTGTCTTGGATCGGTATTCGATAAAATCGATCCGTCCGCAAGACTGTTGGTTGTCGAGAGCGGCGGGAATCTCCAGGGCATCATTGTGGATTCAGTCAACGAATTACTGGCGGTCAATGAACGCGAGATTCGATACCTCGTGTATCAACGGACACCACGAAGAGGCCTTGTCGAAATGCGCGGCGCATTTGTGCGCGGCATGTATCTGCAAATGATAGACATCGAGCAGGTGATACGTGATGCGTCTCAGGAACACTGTCGACATGTGACATATATATCCGAAACACAGAGTGAGTAA